A section of the Mergibacter septicus genome encodes:
- the ompA gene encoding porin OmpA yields the protein MKKTAIALAIAGFAIASISQAAPQANTFYAGAKAGWSSAHHGVGHVKNLGFDTHRNSAAGGIFGGYQINDYFATELSVEEFGRFKADKASQKATLNAYGTTLSLKASYPVLKDLDVYARVGAALIRSDYKVDQVKTHKTKVSPVFAGGVEYAITPALAVRAEYQWANKVGKYTYNDKKFSPDIATASLGVSYRFGQVTQAPVVNQVYSFNDDVLFAFGKATLRPGAEKTLDEVQQKIANEVSEISAINVAGYTDRIGSEAYNLKLSQQRADNVAQYLVSKAISPEVITAVGYGEANPVTGNKCDNVKGRKALVACLAPDRRVEINVTGISK from the coding sequence ATGAAAAAAACAGCTATCGCATTAGCAATCGCAGGTTTTGCGATTGCATCTATCTCTCAAGCCGCTCCACAAGCAAATACTTTCTATGCTGGAGCTAAAGCAGGTTGGTCTTCTGCTCATCACGGCGTTGGCCATGTAAAAAATTTAGGTTTTGATACTCACCGTAATTCTGCCGCTGGTGGTATCTTTGGTGGTTATCAAATCAACGACTACTTTGCAACTGAATTAAGTGTTGAAGAATTTGGTCGTTTCAAAGCTGATAAAGCATCTCAAAAAGCAACTCTAAATGCTTATGGTACAACTTTAAGTCTTAAAGCAAGCTACCCAGTATTAAAAGATTTAGATGTTTATGCTCGTGTTGGTGCAGCTTTAATTCGTTCAGACTATAAAGTAGATCAAGTTAAAACTCACAAAACTAAAGTATCTCCTGTATTCGCTGGTGGTGTTGAATATGCTATCACTCCAGCACTTGCTGTACGTGCTGAATATCAATGGGCGAATAAAGTTGGTAAATACACTTACAACGATAAAAAATTCTCACCAGATATCGCTACTGCAAGTTTAGGTGTTTCTTACCGTTTCGGTCAAGTAACTCAAGCACCAGTAGTAAACCAAGTTTACTCTTTCAATGATGATGTTCTTTTTGCTTTCGGTAAAGCAACCTTACGTCCGGGTGCAGAAAAAACTTTAGATGAAGTACAACAAAAAATCGCTAACGAAGTAAGTGAAATTTCAGCTATCAATGTTGCTGGTTATACTGACCGTATCGGTTCTGAAGCATATAACTTAAAATTATCTCAACAACGTGCTGATAATGTTGCTCAATACTTAGTTTCTAAAGCTATCTCTCCAGAAGTTATCACTGCCGTAGGTTACGGTGAAGCAAATCCTGTAACTGGCAATAAATGTGATAATGTTAAAGGTCGTAAAGCATTAGTTGCTTGTTTAGCCCCAGATCGTCGTGTAGAGATCAACGTTACTGGTATCAGCAAATAA